One genomic window of Arachis hypogaea cultivar Tifrunner chromosome 8, arahy.Tifrunner.gnm2.J5K5, whole genome shotgun sequence includes the following:
- the LOC112706777 gene encoding protein indeterminate-domain 12 isoform X1, with product MMMMSSSEAFSSSPSAAAPSSSSIIHYGNPNSIPGVAKRKRSQPGRPDPEAEVIALSPKSLMATNRFVCEICKKGFQRDQNLQLHRRGHNLPWKLRQREKEEVVRKKVYVCPEKSCVHHESSRALGDLTGIKKHYSRKHGEKKLKCEKCSKKYAVHSDWKAHTKICGTREYRCHCGTLFSRKDSFLTHRSFCQALPQFHTASMPPPSLPLWLDQTINQENKVGDLLYSSSSSTLMSATALLQKATQMESTPMASNNDNAFVGFMLSSSSQFSSFNNDSNLMQHPLGLTRDFLGVGVTTKFMTNPMGSLLDFQTNPLHHHQEYM from the exons atgatgatgatgtctTCATCAGAAGCcttttcatcatcaccatcagCAGCAGCTCCTTCGAGTTCCAGCATCATCCATTACGGAAACCCTAATTCAATTCCAGGAGTAGCGAAGAGAAAGCGAAGTCAACCAGGAAGACcag ATCCAGAGGCAGAAGTAATAGCTCTATCACCAAAGTCGCTGATGGCAACAAACCGTTTCGTATGCGAGATATGCAAGAAAGGGTTCCAGAGGGACCAGAACCTACAGCTGCACCGGCGAGGGCACAACCTGCCGTGGAAGCTTCGGCAGAGGGAGAAGGAGGAGGTGGTGCGGAAGAAGGTGTACGTATGTCCGGAGAAGAGCTGCGTCCACCACGAGAGTTCTCGTGCGCTGGGGGACTTGACGGGGATAAAGAAACACTACAGCAGAAAGCACGGCGAGAAGAAGCTGAAATGCGAAAAGTGCTCCAAGAAATACGCTGTTCACTCTGATTGGAAGGCTCATACCAAGATCTGTGGCACCAGAGAGTATCGTTGTCACTGTGGCACTCTCTTCTCCAGGAAGGACAGCTTCCTCACTCACAGATCTTTTTGTCAAGCCTTGCCTCAATTTCATACTGCTTCCATGCCACCACCATCACTACCACTATGGCTTGACCAAACAATCAACCAAGAGAACAAGGTCGGAGACTTGTTgtactcatcatcatcatccacacTCATGTCGGCCACTGCGTTGTTGCAGAAAGCTACACAAATGGAATCTACCCCCATGGCTTCTAACAACGACAATGCCTTTGTTGGATTCATGCTCAGCTCTTCGTCTCAGTTCTCCTCCTTCAATAACGATTCAAACTTGATGCAACACCCACTTGGGTTGACCAGAGACTTTCTTGGCGTTGGGGTCACCACCAAGTTCATGACTAATCCAATGGGATCCCTCCTCGACTTCCAAACCAatcctcttcatcatcatcaagaaTATATGTAG
- the LOC112706777 gene encoding protein indeterminate-domain 12 isoform X2, whose amino-acid sequence MMMMSSSEAFSSSPSAAAPSSSSIIHYGNPNSIPGVAKRKRSQPGRPEAEVIALSPKSLMATNRFVCEICKKGFQRDQNLQLHRRGHNLPWKLRQREKEEVVRKKVYVCPEKSCVHHESSRALGDLTGIKKHYSRKHGEKKLKCEKCSKKYAVHSDWKAHTKICGTREYRCHCGTLFSRKDSFLTHRSFCQALPQFHTASMPPPSLPLWLDQTINQENKVGDLLYSSSSSTLMSATALLQKATQMESTPMASNNDNAFVGFMLSSSSQFSSFNNDSNLMQHPLGLTRDFLGVGVTTKFMTNPMGSLLDFQTNPLHHHQEYM is encoded by the exons atgatgatgatgtctTCATCAGAAGCcttttcatcatcaccatcagCAGCAGCTCCTTCGAGTTCCAGCATCATCCATTACGGAAACCCTAATTCAATTCCAGGAGTAGCGAAGAGAAAGCGAAGTCAACCAGGAAGACcag AGGCAGAAGTAATAGCTCTATCACCAAAGTCGCTGATGGCAACAAACCGTTTCGTATGCGAGATATGCAAGAAAGGGTTCCAGAGGGACCAGAACCTACAGCTGCACCGGCGAGGGCACAACCTGCCGTGGAAGCTTCGGCAGAGGGAGAAGGAGGAGGTGGTGCGGAAGAAGGTGTACGTATGTCCGGAGAAGAGCTGCGTCCACCACGAGAGTTCTCGTGCGCTGGGGGACTTGACGGGGATAAAGAAACACTACAGCAGAAAGCACGGCGAGAAGAAGCTGAAATGCGAAAAGTGCTCCAAGAAATACGCTGTTCACTCTGATTGGAAGGCTCATACCAAGATCTGTGGCACCAGAGAGTATCGTTGTCACTGTGGCACTCTCTTCTCCAGGAAGGACAGCTTCCTCACTCACAGATCTTTTTGTCAAGCCTTGCCTCAATTTCATACTGCTTCCATGCCACCACCATCACTACCACTATGGCTTGACCAAACAATCAACCAAGAGAACAAGGTCGGAGACTTGTTgtactcatcatcatcatccacacTCATGTCGGCCACTGCGTTGTTGCAGAAAGCTACACAAATGGAATCTACCCCCATGGCTTCTAACAACGACAATGCCTTTGTTGGATTCATGCTCAGCTCTTCGTCTCAGTTCTCCTCCTTCAATAACGATTCAAACTTGATGCAACACCCACTTGGGTTGACCAGAGACTTTCTTGGCGTTGGGGTCACCACCAAGTTCATGACTAATCCAATGGGATCCCTCCTCGACTTCCAAACCAatcctcttcatcatcatcaagaaTATATGTAG
- the LOC112706779 gene encoding fasciclin-like arabinogalactan protein 11 — protein MKQVQLSYSLLLLMFATFYSCTNSATAPSPKASAPTSSKPLVPTLPDSPDSSDSAPDDIGRILKKAKTFRVLTRLLKSTEIMSNINSQLMTAKSGGLTIFAPDDNAFAQLKAGFLNSLNQGQKIELLQFHILPQYVSSSNFDSLSNPVQTVAGEDPTKLPLNVMASGNSVNISTGVVNATINGLVYSDTNLAIYRVNKVLLPLDFFVKAKAPAPAPVEAESPIADKKSSTEDQENQDKSAALSLLSIQGTALMSIAVGFVVVAMI, from the coding sequence ATGAAGCAAGTTCAGTTGTCCTATTCCCTCCTTCTACTCATGTTTGCTACCTTCTATTCTTGCACCAATTCAGCAACAGCACCATCTCCAAAAGCTTCAGCCCCAACATCATCAAAACCATTAGTCCCTACATTACCAGATTCTCCAGATTCCTCTGACTCAGCACCAGATGACATAGGCAGAATCCTCAAGAAGGCGAAAACATTCAGGGTTCTAACAAGGCTGCTGAAAAGCACAGAGATAATGAGCAACATCAACTCACAGCTGATGACAGCAAAGAGTGGTGGCCTAACAATCTTTGCCCCGGACGACAACGCCTTCGCGCAACTCAAGGCAGGGTTCTTGAACTCCCTCAACCAAGGCCAGAAGATAGAGCTCTTGCAGTTCCACATCTTACCTCAATATGTTTCAAGCTCAAACTTCGATTCTCTCAGCAATCCTGTTCAAACAGTGGCTGGTGAGGATCCCACAAAGCTTCCATTAAATGTGATGGCATCTGGTAACAGTGTCAACATTTCAACTGGGGTCGTCAATGCCACAATCAATGGACTTGTTTACTCTGATACCAATCTGGCCATATACCGTGTCAACAAGGTTTTGCTTCCTTTGGACTTCTTTGTGAAGGCTAAGGCTCCTGCTCCGGCTCCGGTCGAGGCAGAGTCACCCATTGCTGATAAGAAGTCTTCTACTGAAGATCAAGAGAATCAGGATAAGTCTGCTGCACTGAGCTTACTTAGCATTCAAGGAACTGCATTGATGTCTATTGCTGTTGGTTTTGTTGTAGTAGCAATGATATGA
- the LOC112706780 gene encoding fasciclin-like arabinogalactan protein 11 produces the protein MNIINMKQSLLSNPLALILISSLMCSTTLAALSPPVPPPTSAVDILGILTRGGSFNTFIRLMKTTQLINQLTSQLITIKSGGLTIFAPEDAAFSQLKPGFLNMLSNAQKLELVQFHVLPDFVSSSNFDTLTNPVRTLAGAKQGKVELNVISYGGSVNISTGEVNTTINGIIYTDNHLAIYKVDKVLLPSDFFPTKIAAAPAPMLVPAPAVEVAKAPKPDKEKPLDDNSEPSSTQVVPSKTSASTKSREVSAVFMVMLIILIA, from the coding sequence ATGAACATAATAAACATGAAGCAATCACTCTTATCAAACCCATTAGCACTAATACTAATATCTTCCCTCATGTGTTCTACTACCTTAGCTGCTCTCTCACCACCAGTCCCACCACCAACCTCCGCCGTGGACATCCTTGGAATCCTAACAAGAGGCGGATCCTTCAACACCTTCATCAGGCTCATGAAAACCACACAATTGATCAACCAACTCACCTCACAGCTCATAACCATTAAATCCGGTGGCCTAACCATTTTCGCCCCGGAGGACGCCGCCTTCTCCCAACTCAAACCAGGGTTCCTCAACATGCTTTCGAATGCGCAAAAGCTTGAGCTCGTTCAGTTCCATGTTCTCCCTGACTTCGTCTCCAGCTCCAACTTTGATACCTTAACGAACCCTGTTAGAACACTAGCCGGTGCTAAACAAGGGAAAGTTGAACTGAACGTGATCAGTTATGGTGGAAGTGTCAACATTTCAACGGGTGAAGTTAACACCACCATCAATGGGATCATATACACGGATAACCACCTTGCAATATATAAAGTTGATAAGGTGCTTCTCCCATCTGACTTCTTCCCCACCAAGATTGCTGCCGCGCCAGCGCCTATGCTAGTGCCAGCACCGGCAGTCGAGGTAGCGAAGGCGCCAAAACCTGATAAGGAGAAGCCGTTAGACGACAATTCGGAACCGTCGTCGACACAGGTTGTTCCGTCTAAGACGTCTGCATCTACGAAAAGTAGAGAGGTTTCCGCTGTGTTTATGGTCATGCTAATAATATTGATCGCATAA